The following are from one region of the Salvia hispanica cultivar TCC Black 2014 chromosome 1, UniMelb_Shisp_WGS_1.0, whole genome shotgun sequence genome:
- the LOC125185648 gene encoding aspartic proteinase CDR1-like, with product MAGTMKLIKIALACALALISILHATEAAGFSVDLIHRDSLKSPSLQSSFEHVSATVQRSFNRAKTLILRDGGNNSPQAASVDIVPDAGEYLMRFGLGTPQVETLAIADTGSDLTWVQCAPCQKCFKQKAPIFDPSKSSTYKAVPCSSPTCKSVRSTSCGGGAKGVCNYSIQYGDRSYSRGDLATETLTLGANESIPTTIIGCGHVDQGTFGAGASGIVGLGGGKESLIRQMQTSIKGKFSYCLVPISGRSSQPSKMHFGDEAVVSGAGVLTTPIVAKSPDTFYYLTLEGMSVGNKRFNLAPLSSSDDGEGSDEGGDVFQSGEGNIIIDSGTTLTFLPSEMYREVETAVKREVGMKEIADPARQLKLCYPATEEFESKIPEITAHFKGADVKLKAYNAFVKTSESSVCFAFAESTSLGIAIYGNLAQMDYLVGYDLVKKTVSFKPTDCSNA from the coding sequence ATGGCTGGAACAATGAAACTCATCAAAATAGCACTAGCTTGTGCACTAGCCCTAATCTCAATCCTCCATGCAACTGAAGCAGCAGGATTCAGCGTCGATCTGATCCACAGAGATTCCCTAAAATCCCCCTCACTCCAATCCTCCTTCGAGCACGTCTCAGCCACCGTGCAACGATCATTCAACCGCGCGAAAACCCTAATCCTCAGAGACGGCGGCAACAACTCTCCACAAGCAGCCTCAGTCGACATTGTCCCGGACGCCGGCGAGTACCTCATGAGGTTCGGCCTCGGCACCCCCCAAGTCGAAACCCTAGCCATCGCCGACACGGGGAGCGACCTCACGTGGGTGCAGTGCGCCCCCTGCCAGAAATGCTTCAAGCAGAAGGCCCCAATCTTCGACCCGAGCAAATCCTCCACCTACAAGGCGGTCCCGTGCAGCTCACCCACGTGCAAATCCGTCCGCAGCACCTCCTGCGGCGGCGGCGCTAAGGGCGTCTGCAACTACTCCATCCAGTACGGCGACAGATCCTACAGCAGAGGCGACCTGGCCAccgaaaccctaaccctaggcGCCAACGAGTCCATCCCCACCACCATCATCGGCTGCGGCCACGTCGACCAGGGCACATTCGGCGCCGGCGCGTCCGGGATCGTCGGCCTCGGCGGCGGGAAAGAGTCGTTGATCCGGCAGATGCAGACCTCGATTAAGGGGAAATTCTCCTACTGCCTCGTGCCGATCTCCGGGCGGTCGAGCCAGCCTAGCAAGATGCACTTCGGGGACGAGGCCGTGGTCTCCGGCGCGGGGGTTTTGACGACTCCGATCGTCGCCAAGTCGCCGGATACCTTCTACTATCTCACTTTGGAAGGCATGAGCGTCGGAAACAAGAGATTCAACCTGGCTCCGTTGTCGTCATCCGACGACGGCGAAGGCAGCGATGAAGGCGGCGACGTGTTTCAATCGGGGGAAGGGAACATAATCATAGATTCGGGGACGACGCTGACGTTCCTGCCGAGCGAGATGTACCGGGAAGTGGAGACGGCGGTGAAGAGGGAGGTGGGAATGAAGGAGATCGCGGATCCGGCGAGGCAGCTGAAGCTGTGTTACCCTGCGACGGAGGAGTTTGAGAGCAAGATTCCGGAAATCACGGCGCATTTTAAGGGGGCTGATGTGAAGTTGAAGGCTTACAACGCTTTTGTTAAGACGAGTGAGAGTTCGGTGTGCTTTGCCTTTGCGGAGTCGACTAGTTTGGGGATTGCGATTTATGGGAATCTGGCGCAGATGGACTACTTGGTCGGGTATGATTTGGTGAAGAAGACGGTGTCGTTTAAGCCTACTGATTGTAGCAATGCATGA